Part of the Rhodopirellula islandica genome is shown below.
ACCCTGATTCTGCTGATTGCGGTCGGACGCGAATTGATTCGCAAGGGTTTGGGGCCGATGGCGGTCCTGCAACTGTTGCCTTTCGCGATCCCGATTTCACTGCAGCACGCGGTTCCGGCGACGGCGTTGTTTTCGGTTTGCTGCGTCTATGGACGGATGGCCGCTGATGGAGAGATTTCCACGGTCAAAGCATCGGGGATCTCACCACTGAGGTTGCTGCAGCCTGCGATCGTGTTCGCTGCTTTGCTCAGCCCGGTCGCGGTGTACTGCAGCGACATGGCGGTTTCGTGGGGAAAGCCTGGCGTCAAACGAGTCGTGTTGCTCTCGATCGAAGACATCGCCTATCGGTTGTTGGAATCCGATCACTCGTACACTTCGGATCATGGTTTCTCGATTCATGTCCGCGAGATTGTGGATCGCCGCATGATTTCGCCGCGTGTGACCGTGCGTGGCAAAGGCGACGATGCGTTCACCGTGACCGCCAGTGAAGGTCAGTTGATGATGGACGAAGAGACGCAGTCTCTCGTTCTAAAACTGGTCGACAGCGAAATGATTCGTGGCAAAGCTCTGCAGGGATTCATTCCTGGGGAGCATCGTTTCGAAATTCCGTTGGGCAACGCGTTGGAAGAAGATGACATTTCAACGCGGAGTCCCAGTGAGTTGCCGTTGCGATTGATTCGGAATGAACGCCTTCGGCAACGGGAACGCACGCACGCGAAAATTGGGGAGTTGGCCGCGTTCACCGGGTTTTCATTGTTGACCTCACGGCCCTCTGAAATTGGGGGTGAAAAATCGGCGTTGATTCAGTCGAATCTGCAGGCCAGTCGCCATCG
Proteins encoded:
- a CDS encoding LptF/LptG family permease, translating into MIPTRLTRTILFEILRIFIVALFVLTTLILLIAVGRELIRKGLGPMAVLQLLPFAIPISLQHAVPATALFSVCCVYGRMAADGEISTVKASGISPLRLLQPAIVFAALLSPVAVYCSDMAVSWGKPGVKRVVLLSIEDIAYRLLESDHSYTSDHGFSIHVREIVDRRMISPRVTVRGKGDDAFTVTASEGQLMMDEETQSLVLKLVDSEMIRGKALQGFIPGEHRFEIPLGNALEEDDISTRSPSELPLRLIRNERLRQRERTHAKIGELAAFTGFSLLTSRPSEIGGEKSALIQSNLQASRHRLTRLQTEPWRRWAEGFTCFFFVLVGAPLAILAKTSDYWTTFGMCFLPTILVYYPLYLLGLDQAKAGDMPPYGVWIGNVVLSGVGMVLVARVRRY